From the genome of Natrinema marinum:
GTCTTCTACGACGGGCCCGTCCTCGAGGTCGAGGTCCACGTCGAGGTCGACGGTGATATGCCGTTTCGCGAGGCCCACGACATCGAGTCGGAACTGGTCGACCGCCTGCGCGCGCTCGAGGAGGTCGGCGACGCGCACGTCCACCTCGATCCCTCGGGGATCGGCGAGTGGAAGGAGTCGGTCGACGAGCGCTGATCAGGCGGCGTCTCCGTCGCCGCCCGCACGCGGCAACGCCACGACGAACGTGCTGCCGTCGGGCCCCGTCTCGGCGAGTTCGACCGTCCCGCCGTATCTGTTCGCGAGGATCCGCGAGAAGTAGAGCCCGAGCCCGTGGTTGTCCGACTTGCGCTCGAACAGCGTCTCGCTGTTGGCTTCGGGAATCCCCGGTCCGTCGTCTGCCACGGTGACGGTGACGCTCTCGGCCGTCACGTCGACGGTCACGCGGACGCGGGCGGTGTCGCCGTCGTTGTGCTCGACCGCGTTCTCGAGGAGGTTCGCGAAGATCCACCTGAGCCCCTTGTTCCCCCTGACGGCGACGGCGTCGGGTAGGTCGGCCTCGAAGACGGCAGTGTCGAACCGGACGCGGCAGTCGGCCAGTTGCTCCTCGAGTACGGCGACGAGGTCGACGGTAGAGCTGGTTTCGGGGCCGCGGTTGGCGTCTAACATCGCTCGCACGTCTTCGATGACGCCGATGAGGTCGTCGCTCTCGCGTTCGATCGTCGCGAGCCGGTCGCGCCTTCGCTCGTCGTCGCACTCCTGGCGAAGCAACGTCGCGTGGCCGCCGATGATCTGCGAGGAGTTCAACACCTCGTGTCGCAGGAGGTCGTTCAGGTAGGTCAGCAGCTCCCGCTCGTCGGCGAGCTGCTCGGCGCGGACGGTGGCGGCCGTCGCCTCGACCTCGCGCTGGATCGCGCGTGCCTCGACGTAGCCGACGGCGAACCCGCCGACGGCGCCGGCGTTGGCGGCGAACTGCGCCCATGAAACGTTCCCCGCGAGCGACCAGGGGTAGACGGCCATCGTCAGGAGGTTGATCAGCAGAAAGCCGAGCGCGCCGCCGAAGAACCACTCGAGGACGCGGCCGTAGCGTGAGGGGTCGATGTCGCTGTGCTCGAGACGGTAGCCGCCCCAGACGAGTCCGAGCGCCGGCCCGCCGATCAGCGCGAGGCTGAGCACGACGGTGGTCGCCTCGAGCACGTCGGCGAAGGCGATCCACCAGCCGACGAGGAACGCAAACGAGAGCCCGCCGAAGCCGCTGACCACCCGGGGGAGCGCCTCTTGGGGCGGCCACAGCGCGGACGGGCGCAGGTCGAGCAGGCCCGGCGTGTCGTGGCTCATGTCGGCGGGGATCGCGTCGGTTTCGGGGCGGTTCGAACCATCTACCGTGTGCAAGAGAGCGGAGTGTAAAATCTGTAACGGCTTCCATCCAATCGAGGCTTGCCGGTTACCCGCGACGCGAGCTTTTATCCCGCCCGATAACGGGTTCCCGGTATGGAAGTCGGAGACGTGCGCGAGGTCGCGGCCGGTGACTGTTCGGATCTCTACTACCTCGACACGGGCATGTACGGGACGAGTGAGTACGGTGCCGTCTACATTCTCGACGATGACCGACCCGCGGTCGTCGACACCGGCATCGGCACGAACTACGATCTGCTGCTCGAGGCGCTCGACGAGGTCGGCATCGGTCGGGACGATCTCGAGGTGATCGCGGTGACACACATCCACCTCGACCACGCCGGCGGCGCGGGCCTTCTCGCTCGCGACTGTCCGAACGCCGACGTCTACGTCCCCGCGCTCGGAGCCGCCCACCTGGCCGATCCCTCGCGGCTGGTCGCGGGGACGAAAGCGGCCGTCGGCGAGCAGTGGGAGTACTACGTCGAGCCCGAACCGATCCCCGAAGAGCGGATCGTCGACATCGAGGACGGGGACGCGATCGACCTCGGTGCCCACGAGTTACGCGTTCACGCGGCCCCCGGTCACGCTCCTCATCAGGTCGTCTTCGAAGATCCGGCGAACGACGCGGTCTTCGTCGCCGACGCCGCCGGTATCTGGGTGCCCCAGACCGCGGAGATCAGGGAGACCTCGCCGCCCTCGCAGTTCGACCTCGAGGGCTGTCTCGCCGACGTGGAGACGCTCAAAGCGCTCGATCCGGATGTCTTTCTCTACCCCCACTTCGGACCGCGCTACGTCGGCGACGACGCCGGGGCGGCGCTCGGCGAGTACGCGACCGTCCTCTCCGAGTGGGTCGCGGCGGTCGAGGAGAAACGCGACGAACTGGGCGACGACGAGGCGGTGGTCGACCACTTCGCCGAGACGGCGGCGATGGACGACGTCTGGGGCGAGGAGAAGTCGAGCGCGGAGGCGGTGATGAACACGCGCGGCGTACTGGGCTATCTCGAGGGCCGGGAGTGAGCCGCCGGTCGCGACAATCAACGTTCGGTTCTTTTCCGTGTACGGATTGATTTCCGCCGTCTGAGTGGTTTTTCGACGGCCGCGGCGCGGCTGATAAACGCGCAGACGGATGAAATCCGTTTCATCACGTTTTATCGCACGGGAGCTACTCTCACGCGTATATGGATTGGCTGGACACCGAACGGGAGTACGAAGACGAGGTCACTGGGGAGACGACGCTCGCGCGGATGTTCGAGGAATCGGCCGAGCGAAATACGAATCGACCGGCACAGAAGTACAAGGGGGGTATCTACGACCGATCGCTGACCGATTCGGTCCTGCCCGCCGCGACGCCCGGCGAGTTCCGGACGATTTCCTACGCCGAGATGCGCGATATCGTTCGCACCCTCTCGGCGGGCTTTCGAGATCTGGGAGTCGAACGGGGGGATCGCGTCGGCCTTTTCTCGAACACGCGGATGGAGTGGGCTCAGTCCGATTTCGCCTTGCTGTCGGCGGGTGCGGTCATCACCACCGTCTACACGAGTTCCTCGCCCGATCAGGCCCGGTATCTGCTCGACGACCCCGACGCCGACGGCGTCATCGTGGAAAACGAGGACCTCCTCGAGACGGTGCTGGAAGTCGAGGACGACCTCGACCTGGAGTTCATCGTCTCGATGGACGAGATCGAAGGCTACGACGACCGCGACGATATCCTGACGCTGGGGGAGGTATATGACCGCGGCGAAGACACGTTCGATCTCGAGGCCTACGAGGCGCGGATCGACGAAACGGAGTGGGACGATCTGGCGAGCCTGATTTATACCAGCGGGACGACGGGCCAGCCGAAGGGCGTCCAGCTGACCCACGGCAACTTCCGGTCGAACGTCAACGCGAACCGGAAACGGTTCGCGCCGCGCCCGGACAGAGACGACGACGTGCCGGTGTTGGACGAGGAGTCGGTGGCGGTGTCGTATCTGCCGCTGGCACACGTCTTCGAGCGGACGGCGGGACACTTCGTTCCCTTTGCAAGCGGTGCCTGTATCGCCTACGCGGAGAGCCCGGACACGCTCCAGGAGGACTTCAGCACTGTTAGCCCGACGACGGCGACGAGCGTTCCGCGGGTATACGAGAAGATCTACGACGGCATCCGCGAGGAGGCCAGCGGCTCGAGCGTTTCCGAGCGAATCTTCGAGTGGGCGACGGACGTCGGCGTCGAGTACCAACAGACCGACTCGCCGGGCGCACTGTTGAAAGCCAAACAGGCGGTCGCGGACAAACTCGTCTTCTCGTCTGTCCGCGAGGCGCTGGGCGGCGAGATCGAGTTGCTCATCAGCGGCGGCGGTAGCCTCTCGCCGGAGCTCTGTCGGCTCTACCACGCGATGGGGCTGCCGATCTTCGAGGGGTACGGCCTGACCGAAACGAGCCCGGTCGTCTCGACGAATCCACCGGACGCCGCCAAGATCGGCACCATCGGGGCGCCGATTTCCAACGTCGAGGTAAAAGTCGACGAGTCCGTGGCCGATCAGGCGGCCTTCACCGACGACCCCGGCGAGGTCGGCGAACTCCTCGTGAAGGGGCCAAACGTCACGCAGGGCTACTGGAACAAGCCCGGCGCGACCCGGAGCGCGTTCACGGAGGACGACGACGGCGACCGGTGGTTCCGCACCGGCGACATCATCCACATCCGGCCCGACGGCTACCTCGAGTTCCGCGACCGCGCCAAGCAGATCATCGTCCTCTCGACGGGGAAAAACATCGCGCCCGGCCCGCTCGAGGACGCCTTCGCCGCCAGCGAGGTCGTCGAGCAGGCGATGGTCGTCGGCGACGGCGAGAAGTTCATCGCTGCGTTGCTGGTTCCCAACACGAACCACGTCCGCTCGTGGGCCGAGGAGGAGGGGATCGACCTGCCCGAGGACCCGCAGGCGATGTGCGACAACGAGCGCGTCCGCGAGTACATCCAGCAGGAGGTCGACCGGGTCAATCAGAACTTCGAGAAACACGAGACGATCAAACAGTTCGAACTCGTGCCCCAGGAGTTCACCGAGGAAAACGACATGCTCACCCCGACGATGAAAAAGAAGCGCCGCGTCATCCTCGAGCGCTTCGAGGACCGCGTCGATCGCCTCTACGAGGACGCCTGAGAGCGCGCCCTCGAGCGTTCGCCGGTCGGTGATGGCACCCCGTGAGGGCTGCCGCTTGCCGGTCGGTGACGACGCCCGACGTGTCTCGCCGACCATCCGTTCGACCGAGGGTGCGAACCGTCGGCCGCCGCTACCGGTGGCTCTTCTCGTAGGAGTTAACCCATTGGAGTGTCTCCGTCGAAACGAATGGACGTGCTAGCAGTGTCGCCGTATCGACCGTCCGCCGCTCTCCAGTCGCGACTATGACCAGCGCAGGTGGTGGCGATCTCCTCATACTCGTCGCCGTAATCGTCGCACTCGGTGTCTTCTCGCAGCTGTTATCCGCGAAGTTTCGGGTTCCGAGTGTCCTCTTTCTCATCGTCGCCGGCGTCGCGATCGGGCCGGAGGGACTCAACGTCCTGTCGATCGAGTCGCTGGGCGGAAGCAGCGGGCTCTCGACGATCGTCGGGTTGAGCGTCGCCATCATCGTCTTCGAGGGCGCGTTTCATCTCAAACTCGACAAGCTCAGGGAAGCACCCGCGGCCGCGGTGCGGTTGACGACGATCGGGGCGGCGATCGCGTTCCTCGGAACCGGTGCCGCGGTCTGGTACTTCCTCGACGCCCACTGGACCATCGCGCTGTTGATCGGCGCGCTGCTGGTCGCGACCGGGCCGACGGTCATCACGCCGATCCTGAAAGTCGTCCCCGTTCGCGATCAGGTCGCGGCGACGCTCGAGACGGAGGGGATCGTCAACGACGTGACGGCGGCGATCCTCGCGGTCGTCCTGTTCGAGGCGATGGCCTCGAGGCCGAGCCTCGATGTCTACTTGCAGTTGTTCGCCGAGCGGTTAGGGACGGGCCTGCTCGTCGGTATCATCGTCGCGACGGTCATCTGGGCGCTGCTCCAGTACGTCGATCTCTCACCGGACAACGCGCCCCAAAATGCGCGCTTGCTCACGCTAGCGGGTGCGATCGTCGCCTACGGCGCGGCCAACTACATCTTCACCGAGGCCGGCGTCGCGGCCGCCGCGACCGCCGGACTGATCCTCGGCAACGCCGGGCTCCCCTACGAGGAGGAGATCGAGGCGTTCAAAGGCGATATTACGCTGCTCGTGCTCTCCTTTGTCTTCATCACGCTCGCGGCGCTGCTCGAGTTCGAGCAGCTGTTCTCGCTCGGGCTCGGCGGCGTGGCCGTCGTTCTCGCCGTGATGTTTATTTTGCGGCCGCTGCTGGTGTTCCTCTCGACTCGCGGCGATCGGTTTACGTTCCGCGAGACGCTGTTCATGAGCTTCGTCGGCCCGCGGGGGATCATCCCGGCGTCGGTCGCGACGCTGTTTGCGATCCGGCTGCAGGAGACCGATCCGGCCGGCGCGGATCTGCTCGTCGGAACGGTCTTTCTCGTTATCCTGGTGACGGTCGTCCTCGAGGGCGGCTTCGCCAGACAGATCGCGGAGAAACTCGACGTGATACCAATGCGTGTACTCATCGTCGGCGGCGGCCGCGTCGGTCGCTCGCTGGCAGAACGGCTCGAAGCGCGCGGTGAAAACGTGGTACTGATCGAAGACGATCGAGAAGCCCTCGAAAACCTCCGAAACGACGGGTACACCGCCCGCGAGGGCGACGGGACCGACGTCGAGGTGTTACGATCTGCCGGCGCGGAGAACGCTCGCATCATCGTCGCGGCGACCGGCGACGACGACGTGAATCTCCTCGTCGCGCAACTCGCGAAGTCGCGATTCGACGTCGAGACGGTGGTCGCCCGCGCGAATAACCCGTCGAACGCGTCGGCGTTCGAGGACCTCGGCGTCGAGACGATCTCGGCGGCCGAATCGACTGCGTGGGCGATCGACAACGTGATCGAACGACCCGCGCTCTCGAACTGGATGTCCGAACTCGGCCGCTCGGGCGACGTCCAGGAGATCAAGGTCACCGACGCCGACCTCGTCGGCAAGCAGGTCGTCGACGTCGGAAAGGAACTCCCGAACGGCGTCCTCATCGCGCTCGTCAGCCGGAACGGGACCAACGAGGTTCCCTCCGCGGACGTGGTCTTAGAGGAAGGCGACCACATCACGCTCATCGGTCGGACCGAGGCGGTCCGCGAAGCGATCGAACGCTGCGGGACGCCGGTGTAGCGCCGGCGGCCACCGGAATCGGGGTCAGTCTTCGCCGGGGAGAATATCGCCGAGCGAGCCACCGATCGCCATCGCCGTGAAGACGACCGAGGCCTGACACAGCGCGAGCCACGGTTCGCTCCACCGAACGCGACCCCACAGCGTCAGTAGTCCCGCCGCGGTCGCGAACGCGATCACCAGCACCCAGACGGGCCGTCGCGGCACGACGCCGACGTACGGATCGTGGATCTGTACCTCCCGAAAGTCGGCGACGTAGAGGATCCCGACGACGAGTGCGGCGGTGAACGCCAGATTCGCGAGCAACAGCGCCGGATGTGCGGCCAGATGCGTGCCGACGGTGATGACGCCGTCCTCGACCAGCATCGGCAGCCCGACGATGACGCTGCCGACGAACGCCTCGGCTTTGTCCTTGCGCGTGAACTCGGTGATCACTTTCCCGACCGCCGCGTTGTGCGAGAGCCTGTCGACCAGCCGCATCGTCCGACGCACCTCCGTCCGCTCGTCGGCCGTATCGACCGTCTCCTCGAGTGCCTCGAGTTGCTCGTAGACGTCGTCGATCGTCGGCTGCTCGAGGAGGTCGTCCGGCCGCGACATGAGCGAGCCCAGACGCCGCGGGATGATAAACGCACCCGAACGTGTGACTGTCGTGATCGGTTGCATTCGGCCCCGATCGTTCGATACACGGGCCCTCGCCGCTCGAAAAACCGATACCGTTTTGCGCCCGTGACCACCACTGTGGTATCATGAAACACGTACGGGGACCACTGTGCTCGATCGACCTTGGCGAGCGAACGGCTGAGACCGAGGCAATCGACGACCTCCTCGAGTCCTATATCGGCGGCCGGGCGCTCGGGACGAAACTCGCCCACGATCGGGTCCCGTTCGACGCCGATCCGCTGGGAGCGGACAACCGGCTCTACTTCGCGACGGGGCCGATGCAACACTCGACGATGAGCTTCACGGGACGGATGTCGGCGACCGGCGTCTCGCCGCTGACCGACGGGCTGCTCTCCTCGAACGCCGGCGGGTTCCTCTCGCGGAACTTCACCGGAACCGGCTACAGCGCCGTCGAACTGACCGGCGAGAGCGATGAGCTCGTCATCGTCCACGTCACCGACGAGGGCGTCGAGTTCGAGGCGGTACCCGACCTCGCGGAGGCGACCGTTCCCGAGACCTGCGAGTACATCGAGGACGAACACGGCCTCGGACCGGAGCACACCACGGTCATCGGGCCGGCCGGCGAAAACGAGGTCCGATTCGCTTCGATCATGACCTCGAAGGAACGGGCCTTCGGCCGCGGCGGGCTCGGCGCCGTGCTGGGCGCGAAGAACGTCAAAGCAATCACCTTCGACGGCGATTCGACCCGCGAGGTCGAGATTCCGCCGGTCCAGATGCAGATCCACGGCGAGGCCGCTCAGGCCGACCACCCGATGAAGGCACAGGGGACGACCTCGGTCGCGGAGTACGCGAACATGGTCGAAGCCCTGCCGAGTTACTACTTCGAGGAGCTGTCCTTCGAGGGGATCGACGGGATCAGCGGCGACCGCGTCGAGGAGAAGAAGTACAAGAAAGGCACCTGCTCGGCGTGTGCCTTCGCCTGCAAACTGCCGACCCGCGACGAGGAGTCCGGCCTCGAGACCGAAGGGCCAGAGTACGAGACGCTGATGGCCTTTGGCTCGAACTCCGGCATCGACGACATCGTCGACCTGATGAAGTCGAACAAGCTCTGTGACGAGTACGGGCTCGACACCATCTCGGCTGGCGACACCGTCGCGGCCTACCTCGCGAGCGAGGACGAGTTCGGTAACGCCGATCTCATCCACGATCTCGTCGAGAAGATCGCCCACCGCGAGGGCGTCGGCGACACCCTCGCCGAGGGCGTCGACCGAATCCACGACGACCTCGGCGTCGAGAACTGGACCGTCAAGGGCATGGAGTTCTCCGCCCACGACGGCCGCACCCTGAACGGCCAGGGGCTGGCATTTGCCACCTCGAACCGCGGCGCAGACCACATGTACGCCGAGTTCTACCCCTACGAGTACCCGCTTGTCGACGCCGACGACGCCTTCGACAAGGAAGGCCTCGAGGGCAAGCCGCCGAAGGTCGTCGAACTCGAGAACGTCAACGCGATCAAAGACAGTGCCGTCTTCTGTAAGTTCTCGCGGGACTTCCTGAGCCACGAGCGCATGGAGACGCTGCTCGACGCCGACTACGAGGACTTACTCGAACTCGGCGGCGAGGTCGTCGCGATGGAACGCCACTTCAACAACCAGCGCGGCTTCGACAGCGACGACGATGCGCTACCCTACGAGATTCCGGACTTCGAGCAGGGACTGGCCGAGTACTACGACGAACGCGGCTGGAACGACGACGGGACCGTCCCCGATGCGGCGCTCGAGGGCGGCCACGGCGCGCCGGCCGACGACTGAGCGCTCGCGGTCGCCGATCGGCGTTCCTCTCAGTAGACCGCAGCACGATCTCTTTCCGTAGACGGCGCGTGAACTGGGAGTACGTACAGACGAAGCGCCTACCGTTTAGTGTAGCAGTTACACGGTTCGAAGATCGTCTGTCGCCTGTGACCGGATGGCGGCTGCCGCAACTTCGTCGGCCCGCCTGATGAGTTCCGCTTCGATCGTCGCCGGCTCGACCGTCGTCCGACTCGTGTGGGAGAGGACGATATGTGCCAGCTCGACCGGCAAATCCGCCGCTGCAACGACGTAGACACCGTAGTAGGGGTGTCCAAGCAAGTTGTAAACTGGCGTCTCGGCCAGCCCGTCGAATTCGGCAAGTTTGCTCACGTCGTGGATGAGCGCACCAGCCACTACAGTATCCAGTGAGAGGTCGATCTCACGCC
Proteins encoded in this window:
- a CDS encoding aldehyde ferredoxin oxidoreductase family protein; this translates as MKHVRGPLCSIDLGERTAETEAIDDLLESYIGGRALGTKLAHDRVPFDADPLGADNRLYFATGPMQHSTMSFTGRMSATGVSPLTDGLLSSNAGGFLSRNFTGTGYSAVELTGESDELVIVHVTDEGVEFEAVPDLAEATVPETCEYIEDEHGLGPEHTTVIGPAGENEVRFASIMTSKERAFGRGGLGAVLGAKNVKAITFDGDSTREVEIPPVQMQIHGEAAQADHPMKAQGTTSVAEYANMVEALPSYYFEELSFEGIDGISGDRVEEKKYKKGTCSACAFACKLPTRDEESGLETEGPEYETLMAFGSNSGIDDIVDLMKSNKLCDEYGLDTISAGDTVAAYLASEDEFGNADLIHDLVEKIAHREGVGDTLAEGVDRIHDDLGVENWTVKGMEFSAHDGRTLNGQGLAFATSNRGADHMYAEFYPYEYPLVDADDAFDKEGLEGKPPKVVELENVNAIKDSAVFCKFSRDFLSHERMETLLDADYEDLLELGGEVVAMERHFNNQRGFDSDDDALPYEIPDFEQGLAEYYDERGWNDDGTVPDAALEGGHGAPADD
- a CDS encoding cation:proton antiporter; protein product: MTSAGGGDLLILVAVIVALGVFSQLLSAKFRVPSVLFLIVAGVAIGPEGLNVLSIESLGGSSGLSTIVGLSVAIIVFEGAFHLKLDKLREAPAAAVRLTTIGAAIAFLGTGAAVWYFLDAHWTIALLIGALLVATGPTVITPILKVVPVRDQVAATLETEGIVNDVTAAILAVVLFEAMASRPSLDVYLQLFAERLGTGLLVGIIVATVIWALLQYVDLSPDNAPQNARLLTLAGAIVAYGAANYIFTEAGVAAAATAGLILGNAGLPYEEEIEAFKGDITLLVLSFVFITLAALLEFEQLFSLGLGGVAVVLAVMFILRPLLVFLSTRGDRFTFRETLFMSFVGPRGIIPASVATLFAIRLQETDPAGADLLVGTVFLVILVTVVLEGGFARQIAEKLDVIPMRVLIVGGGRVGRSLAERLEARGENVVLIEDDREALENLRNDGYTAREGDGTDVEVLRSAGAENARIIVAATGDDDVNLLVAQLAKSRFDVETVVARANNPSNASAFEDLGVETISAAESTAWAIDNVIERPALSNWMSELGRSGDVQEIKVTDADLVGKQVVDVGKELPNGVLIALVSRNGTNEVPSADVVLEEGDHITLIGRTEAVREAIERCGTPV
- a CDS encoding HD domain-containing protein, which encodes MSEDGVRAAFPELETIEDDDLRAGVVNAWATAIEANDIDDLTEVPWLPPTQRALGLENERLVSHVRDVTACAVTLAETLRERREIDLSLDTVVAGALIHDVSKLAEFDGLAETPVYNLLGHPYYGVYVVAAADLPVELAHIVLSHTSRTTVEPATIEAELIRRADEVAAAAIRSQATDDLRTV
- a CDS encoding sensor histidine kinase, producing MSHDTPGLLDLRPSALWPPQEALPRVVSGFGGLSFAFLVGWWIAFADVLEATTVVLSLALIGGPALGLVWGGYRLEHSDIDPSRYGRVLEWFFGGALGFLLINLLTMAVYPWSLAGNVSWAQFAANAGAVGGFAVGYVEARAIQREVEATAATVRAEQLADERELLTYLNDLLRHEVLNSSQIIGGHATLLRQECDDERRRDRLATIERESDDLIGVIEDVRAMLDANRGPETSSTVDLVAVLEEQLADCRVRFDTAVFEADLPDAVAVRGNKGLRWIFANLLENAVEHNDGDTARVRVTVDVTAESVTVTVADDGPGIPEANSETLFERKSDNHGLGLYFSRILANRYGGTVELAETGPDGSTFVVALPRAGGDGDAA
- a CDS encoding MBL fold metallo-hydrolase, with translation MEVGDVREVAAGDCSDLYYLDTGMYGTSEYGAVYILDDDRPAVVDTGIGTNYDLLLEALDEVGIGRDDLEVIAVTHIHLDHAGGAGLLARDCPNADVYVPALGAAHLADPSRLVAGTKAAVGEQWEYYVEPEPIPEERIVDIEDGDAIDLGAHELRVHAAPGHAPHQVVFEDPANDAVFVADAAGIWVPQTAEIRETSPPSQFDLEGCLADVETLKALDPDVFLYPHFGPRYVGDDAGAALGEYATVLSEWVAAVEEKRDELGDDEAVVDHFAETAAMDDVWGEEKSSAEAVMNTRGVLGYLEGRE
- a CDS encoding DUF2391 family protein, whose protein sequence is MSRPDDLLEQPTIDDVYEQLEALEETVDTADERTEVRRTMRLVDRLSHNAAVGKVITEFTRKDKAEAFVGSVIVGLPMLVEDGVITVGTHLAAHPALLLANLAFTAALVVGILYVADFREVQIHDPYVGVVPRRPVWVLVIAFATAAGLLTLWGRVRWSEPWLALCQASVVFTAMAIGGSLGDILPGED
- a CDS encoding AMP-dependent synthetase/ligase, which produces MDWLDTEREYEDEVTGETTLARMFEESAERNTNRPAQKYKGGIYDRSLTDSVLPAATPGEFRTISYAEMRDIVRTLSAGFRDLGVERGDRVGLFSNTRMEWAQSDFALLSAGAVITTVYTSSSPDQARYLLDDPDADGVIVENEDLLETVLEVEDDLDLEFIVSMDEIEGYDDRDDILTLGEVYDRGEDTFDLEAYEARIDETEWDDLASLIYTSGTTGQPKGVQLTHGNFRSNVNANRKRFAPRPDRDDDVPVLDEESVAVSYLPLAHVFERTAGHFVPFASGACIAYAESPDTLQEDFSTVSPTTATSVPRVYEKIYDGIREEASGSSVSERIFEWATDVGVEYQQTDSPGALLKAKQAVADKLVFSSVREALGGEIELLISGGGSLSPELCRLYHAMGLPIFEGYGLTETSPVVSTNPPDAAKIGTIGAPISNVEVKVDESVADQAAFTDDPGEVGELLVKGPNVTQGYWNKPGATRSAFTEDDDGDRWFRTGDIIHIRPDGYLEFRDRAKQIIVLSTGKNIAPGPLEDAFAASEVVEQAMVVGDGEKFIAALLVPNTNHVRSWAEEEGIDLPEDPQAMCDNERVREYIQQEVDRVNQNFEKHETIKQFELVPQEFTEENDMLTPTMKKKRRVILERFEDRVDRLYEDA